One segment of Desulfosudis oleivorans Hxd3 DNA contains the following:
- a CDS encoding glycosyltransferase, whose translation MGGAEKQTITLVNSLDKNIFETGLVYLDNENSLLPQVDASRLTVLECLYRKHRLDLRVVKKLRQLIHSHRYDAVVCVDSYPMLYAFICRLTGRQRPAIVQVLHFTTHRPDAWIRIKNIYLYRHLMNRCKKTIFVCKSQMEYWVKKFSIQPAVSTYIYNGIDTAYFSDTFSAEEKLRLRQSLGFHANDFVVGICAALRPEKKHTDFIDAIKLARTQNPDIKGLVVGDGPLKKNIQRHIHANRMGGSVKMAGFQHDVRPYIAVCDCMALTSHEVETFSMAALEAMAMARPMVMTDLGGAREQVEHGVSGFIYAKGDVTTLAGHLYNMAKNQSHGVMGANARTRVCNNFTLGKMVEAYTGLLKEIK comes from the coding sequence ATGGGCGGCGCGGAAAAACAGACCATTACCCTGGTCAACAGCTTGGATAAAAATATTTTTGAAACAGGTCTGGTATATCTCGATAACGAAAACAGCCTGTTGCCCCAGGTCGATGCATCGCGACTGACTGTGCTGGAGTGTCTTTACCGTAAACACCGACTGGACCTGCGGGTTGTAAAAAAACTTCGTCAACTGATACATTCGCACCGATATGATGCTGTTGTCTGTGTAGACTCTTATCCCATGCTTTATGCCTTTATCTGCCGTCTGACCGGTCGCCAACGGCCGGCGATTGTCCAAGTATTGCATTTTACCACACACAGACCGGATGCGTGGATCCGAATAAAAAATATCTATCTGTACCGGCACCTGATGAACCGGTGTAAAAAAACGATATTTGTCTGCAAGAGCCAGATGGAGTACTGGGTAAAAAAATTTTCCATACAGCCCGCTGTGTCGACATATATATACAACGGCATTGATACGGCATACTTCTCCGACACCTTTTCTGCGGAAGAAAAACTGCGACTCAGACAGTCCCTTGGCTTTCATGCCAATGATTTTGTCGTCGGCATCTGCGCCGCTCTGCGGCCGGAGAAAAAACACACCGATTTTATTGACGCCATCAAACTGGCGCGGACGCAGAACCCGGACATCAAAGGCCTTGTCGTCGGGGATGGGCCGCTGAAAAAGAATATTCAGCGACACATCCATGCCAATAGGATGGGCGGTTCAGTCAAAATGGCGGGCTTCCAGCATGATGTGCGGCCTTATATTGCCGTCTGCGACTGCATGGCCCTGACATCTCATGAAGTGGAGACTTTTTCCATGGCGGCTTTGGAGGCCATGGCCATGGCCCGGCCAATGGTGATGACCGACCTGGGCGGCGCCAGAGAACAGGTTGAACATGGCGTATCCGGCTTTATCTATGCAAAAGGTGACGTCACAACCCTGGCCGGGCATTTATACAACATGGCGAAAAATCAAAGCCACGGGGTAATGGGGGCCAATGCCCGGACCCGGGTGTGCAATAATTTTACACTGGGAAAAATGGTGGAAGCTTACACCGGTCTTTTGAAGGAGATAAAATAA
- a CDS encoding glycosyltransferase family 4 protein translates to MKVLLVNKFLFAKGGDAISTLDTGRILEAHGHEVVFWGMDHPDNPPWPFADLFVSHVNYENAGGPGGKARTAMNILYSFEAREKMAALLEKTKPDLVHLNNFAHQLGPSVLDVIKKHGIPTVMTMHDYKMVCPVYTMLCNGRVCEKCKNGRFYHCGLNRCTKGSLFKSMVNVAEMYLHHRMLHIYDKIDLYISPSRFLKNKVEEMGLKGEVAYLPNCVDVSGFVPCFEWREKSIVYVGRLSHEKGVETLIDAVKNIHGVRLKIIGDGPLKANLEEKVKNENIGNVVFLGYRTGQNLHNEIRNSMFLAIPSEWYENSPRVVIEAFALGKPVVGARIGGIPELVQDWETGLTFTSGDVDDLRKKINLMLNSNTRISQLGKNGRAFVVQQAEPTVYYRRLLECYGRARQLNHNDTVRR, encoded by the coding sequence ATGAAAGTACTTCTGGTTAATAAATTTCTCTTTGCCAAAGGTGGCGATGCCATCAGCACCCTGGACACAGGCCGGATTCTTGAGGCCCATGGGCATGAGGTGGTTTTCTGGGGCATGGATCATCCGGACAACCCGCCCTGGCCTTTTGCAGACCTTTTTGTTTCTCATGTGAATTATGAAAACGCGGGTGGCCCTGGTGGTAAAGCCAGAACCGCCATGAACATTCTGTACTCATTTGAGGCCAGAGAAAAAATGGCGGCCCTGCTGGAAAAAACAAAGCCGGACCTGGTGCACTTGAACAACTTCGCACACCAGCTAGGCCCCAGTGTTCTGGATGTAATCAAGAAACACGGCATTCCCACTGTGATGACCATGCACGACTACAAGATGGTCTGCCCTGTTTACACTATGCTTTGCAATGGTCGGGTTTGCGAAAAATGCAAAAATGGCCGGTTTTACCATTGCGGGCTCAACCGCTGCACCAAGGGCAGCTTGTTTAAAAGCATGGTGAACGTGGCGGAGATGTACCTTCACCACCGGATGCTGCATATTTATGACAAAATCGATCTTTATATCTCGCCCAGCCGGTTTCTAAAAAACAAAGTGGAAGAAATGGGCCTGAAAGGCGAGGTGGCCTATCTTCCCAACTGCGTGGATGTGTCCGGTTTTGTGCCCTGCTTTGAGTGGCGGGAAAAAAGCATTGTTTATGTGGGGCGGCTTTCCCATGAAAAGGGCGTGGAAACCCTGATTGATGCGGTTAAAAACATTCATGGCGTACGACTGAAAATCATCGGTGACGGGCCGCTGAAAGCAAACCTGGAAGAAAAGGTTAAAAACGAAAACATCGGCAACGTGGTTTTTCTCGGATACCGAACCGGTCAGAATTTGCACAATGAAATTCGGAACTCAATGTTCCTGGCCATCCCTTCGGAGTGGTATGAAAATAGCCCACGGGTCGTGATCGAAGCGTTTGCCCTGGGCAAGCCTGTGGTGGGCGCCAGGATCGGGGGGATTCCAGAGCTGGTGCAGGACTGGGAAACCGGGTTGACGTTCACTTCCGGGGATGTGGATGATTTGCGGAAAAAAATAAATTTAATGCTGAACAGCAATACCAGGATTTCCCAATTGGGGAAGAATGGACGGGCTTTCGTAGTGCAACAGGCTGAGCCGACGGTTTACTACCGGCGACTGCTGGAGTGCTATGGCCGTGCCCGTCAATTGAATCACAACGATACCGTCAGACGCTAA